In a genomic window of Methanobacteriales archaeon HGW-Methanobacteriales-1:
- a CDS encoding diguanylate cyclase, with amino-acid sequence MAKKVTDFEKMEKSIKDSSAILNSIMEGPENIIAFSLDCDYNYIFFNQAHKTTMKNIWGVEIEFGRSMLEYISYPEDREAAKFNFDRALAGENFILIEEYGAEELSRNYWENIYNPIKTANGIIGVTVFCIDITERKKAENLLKDSEEKLSIIFQNANDMISLNLMNETGFPGKFIEFNNVASERLGYTREELLNMGPIDIVAPEKRAEMPKNAAILLENGHNTFEILHQTKTGEKIPVEVNNHLIQYKESEACLAISRDITDRKKSEEALRESEKKYRAIFENVQDMFYQTDIDGKIIEISPSVKRYSKFSREELIGKSVDMLYNNPEDRKKLLKAIKNEDEVNDYELLLKDKNNRLIYTSANAHFLFDSHKRPIGVEGSLRDITERKKTEENLKITQIHLADAMELSHLANWELDLPQGMFTFNDKFYSILGTTAKDEGGYSMSIADYIKNFVHPDDAPFIADGIKKSIEAHETAFGTGFEHRIIRRDGKTRYMAIHIRITPATESQQTQIYGSVQDITEHKMAEKELKNSIKEKEMLLKEIHHRVKNNLMVISSLLNIQSRYIKDKAARDVFRESQNRAKSMALIHEKLYRSTDLKNIDFGEYIRTFAIDLYHSIVSNPSLIKLNLNVEPAMIDINTSIPLGLIVNELITNSLKHGFPEGKKGEINIDFRHQNGNFVLSVADNGVGFPKDLDFRNTDSLGLQLVNNLTDQIDGTVELDTTNGTEFRVTFKEIEFNK; translated from the coding sequence ATGGCTAAAAAAGTAACTGATTTTGAGAAAATGGAAAAGAGCATTAAAGATTCAAGTGCAATTCTTAATTCAATTATGGAAGGGCCTGAAAATATCATTGCTTTTTCCCTTGATTGTGACTATAATTATATTTTCTTTAATCAGGCCCATAAAACGACCATGAAAAATATTTGGGGGGTAGAAATTGAATTTGGTCGAAGTATGCTGGAATATATTTCTTATCCAGAAGATAGGGAGGCCGCTAAATTTAACTTTGATCGGGCTCTAGCTGGTGAAAATTTTATTTTAATTGAAGAATATGGTGCAGAAGAACTCAGTCGAAATTATTGGGAAAATATATATAATCCCATAAAAACGGCTAATGGAATTATAGGTGTCACAGTATTTTGTATTGATATAACTGAGCGTAAAAAGGCCGAAAATTTGCTCAAAGATAGTGAAGAGAAGTTAAGCATAATCTTCCAAAACGCTAATGATATGATTTCTCTTAATTTGATGAATGAAACTGGTTTTCCTGGGAAATTTATTGAATTTAATAATGTGGCCAGTGAAAGATTAGGTTATACTAGGGAAGAGTTACTTAATATGGGTCCTATAGATATCGTTGCCCCTGAAAAAAGAGCTGAAATGCCTAAAAATGCAGCAATACTCCTTGAAAACGGCCATAATACCTTTGAAATACTACATCAAACTAAAACTGGTGAAAAAATACCTGTTGAAGTGAATAATCATTTAATTCAATATAAAGAAAGTGAAGCCTGTCTTGCAATTTCTCGTGATATAACTGATCGTAAAAAATCTGAAGAAGCCCTGAGAGAAAGTGAAAAGAAATATAGGGCTATATTTGAAAATGTGCAGGATATGTTTTATCAAACAGACATTGATGGTAAAATTATTGAAATAAGTCCTTCCGTCAAAAGATACTCAAAATTCAGTCGGGAAGAGCTCATTGGTAAATCTGTGGATATGTTATATAATAATCCTGAAGATAGAAAAAAGCTATTAAAAGCCATAAAGAACGAGGATGAAGTTAATGACTACGAACTTTTGTTAAAAGACAAAAATAACCGGTTGATTTATACCTCTGCTAATGCACATTTCCTTTTTGACTCACATAAGCGACCAATTGGAGTTGAAGGCTCTTTAAGGGATATAACTGAGCGTAAAAAGACTGAAGAAAATCTTAAAATTACTCAAATCCATCTGGCAGATGCAATGGAACTGTCTCATTTAGCTAACTGGGAACTTGATCTACCACAGGGAATGTTTACTTTCAATGACAAATTCTATTCTATTTTAGGCACAACTGCTAAGGATGAAGGCGGTTATTCTATGTCCATAGCAGATTATATTAAGAATTTTGTTCACCCCGATGATGCTCCATTTATTGCCGATGGAATAAAAAAATCCATTGAGGCCCATGAAACTGCTTTTGGCACGGGATTTGAACACCGGATTATTCGCAGGGATGGTAAGACTCGATATATGGCAATTCATATTAGAATTACCCCTGCAACTGAAAGCCAACAGACCCAGATTTATGGCTCTGTTCAAGATATCACTGAGCATAAAATGGCTGAAAAAGAGCTTAAAAATTCTATCAAAGAAAAAGAAATGCTTCTAAAAGAGATACATCATCGGGTTAAGAATAATTTAATGGTTATTTCTAGTTTACTGAATATTCAATCCCGTTATATTAAGGATAAAGCGGCACGGGATGTTTTCAGAGAAAGCCAGAACCGGGCTAAATCTATGGCTTTAATCCATGAGAAGTTATATCGTTCTACTGATCTTAAAAATATTGATTTTGGAGAGTATATCCGTACTTTTGCTATAGATCTTTATCATTCCATTGTTTCAAATCCGAGTTTGATTAAACTTAATTTAAATGTTGAGCCGGCCATGATTGATATTAACACTTCGATCCCACTGGGCCTTATTGTTAATGAATTAATTACCAATTCTTTGAAACATGGATTTCCGGAAGGTAAAAAAGGAGAAATCAACATAGATTTCAGACATCAAAATGGTAATTTTGTTTTGAGTGTTGCGGATAATGGTGTAGGCTTTCCAAAAGATTTAGATTTCAGAAATACTGATTCGCTTGGCCTACAACTGGTGAATAATTTGACTGATCAGATTGATGGCACCGTGGAACTTGATACAACTAATGGTACTGAATTTAGAGTGACTTTCAAAGAAATAGAATTCAATAAGTAA
- a CDS encoding potassium transporter KefB — MELIILKDIVIIFALSVIVLILFHKIKIPAILGFFLTGIVAGPHGLSLISEVQQVEILAEIGIIFLLFTIALEFSLEKFSQIKRQALIGGSLQLLFTFVIVFLISWILGLGVNTSIFIGFLISFSSTAIVLRLLQDRNEIDTPHGRTSLGILIFQDVAVVPIILLTPIIAGNSISSPSLLILLLEGAGILIFTIISAKWLVPSLLYHVARLKNRELFLLTTILICFGITWLTTLVGLSPALGAFLAGLIISNTKYAHQALGNVISFHDIFMSFFFVSIGMLLNINFFFQNIALILLLTLGVLVIKSVTAGLATRFLGFPLRIMVIVGLILSQVGEFSFILSKVGIQYGLITLTIFQLFLSVSLLTMTLTPFLMAISHRTSELLHKLPLINQLDPQIVPLKTEFKLEDHLIIIGYGVNGKNVSMAALNSAIPYVVIEINPEMVTDKEEEHFVYGDATQEYVLKKAEIQKARIMVIAISDPLNTRKITELGKRINSELYIIIRTRYIDEIKILKSLGADEVIPEEFETSVEIFSRVLDEYQVPHDEINQFITRLREENYGLFQRVIPDKKVDCDIQDFVPTEVIMIKISTQSSLPEKTLKSEIEKKFGVKILSIIRNQEIINYPTENQVLKKGDILTVSGLPEKLSKLENHLENL; from the coding sequence ATGGAACTTATAATTTTAAAAGATATTGTTATAATATTTGCCTTATCGGTAATTGTACTCATATTATTTCATAAAATAAAGATCCCTGCTATTTTAGGATTTTTTTTAACTGGTATTGTAGCTGGGCCTCATGGTTTAAGTCTAATTAGTGAAGTGCAACAGGTAGAAATTCTAGCAGAGATAGGCATTATCTTTTTACTATTTACCATTGCCTTAGAATTTTCATTGGAGAAATTTTCCCAGATAAAGCGACAAGCTTTAATTGGAGGATCACTACAACTACTTTTTACATTTGTAATTGTTTTTTTAATTTCCTGGATTCTGGGTTTAGGAGTTAATACCTCTATTTTTATTGGATTTTTAATATCATTCAGCAGCACAGCCATTGTTTTAAGACTTCTCCAGGATAGGAACGAAATTGATACTCCTCATGGCCGAACTTCCTTAGGAATTCTTATTTTTCAAGACGTGGCCGTAGTTCCCATTATTTTATTGACCCCTATAATTGCAGGCAACAGTATTTCCAGCCCATCTTTACTGATTTTACTGTTAGAAGGTGCGGGGATATTAATTTTCACTATTATTTCTGCTAAGTGGTTGGTTCCATCCTTATTATATCACGTTGCTCGATTAAAAAATCGGGAACTTTTTTTATTAACCACTATCCTTATTTGTTTTGGAATAACCTGGTTGACTACTTTAGTAGGTCTTTCACCAGCATTAGGAGCTTTTTTAGCAGGTTTGATAATATCCAACACCAAATATGCTCATCAAGCACTGGGTAATGTGATTTCATTTCACGATATTTTCATGAGCTTTTTTTTCGTATCCATAGGTATGCTACTCAATATAAACTTCTTTTTCCAGAATATTGCACTTATTTTGCTTCTTACGTTGGGTGTTTTAGTTATTAAATCAGTTACCGCTGGATTGGCCACCAGATTTCTGGGTTTTCCACTGCGCATAATGGTGATTGTAGGTTTAATACTTAGTCAGGTTGGAGAATTTTCCTTTATTTTATCCAAAGTTGGAATTCAATATGGATTAATCACTTTAACCATATTCCAATTATTTTTAAGTGTTTCTTTACTTACCATGACCTTAACTCCATTTTTAATGGCCATATCACATCGAACATCGGAATTATTGCATAAACTTCCCCTGATCAACCAATTAGATCCTCAAATAGTACCTTTAAAAACTGAATTTAAACTGGAGGATCATTTAATAATTATTGGCTATGGAGTTAATGGAAAGAATGTTTCTATGGCAGCTCTTAACTCAGCCATTCCTTATGTAGTTATAGAAATAAACCCGGAAATGGTCACTGATAAAGAAGAAGAACATTTTGTTTATGGTGATGCTACTCAGGAATATGTTTTAAAAAAAGCAGAGATTCAAAAAGCTAGAATAATGGTAATAGCTATTTCGGATCCGCTTAATACACGTAAAATAACGGAATTGGGTAAAAGAATAAATTCTGAGCTATACATAATTATCAGAACCCGATACATTGATGAAATTAAAATTCTAAAAAGTTTAGGTGCTGATGAGGTTATTCCTGAGGAGTTTGAAACATCGGTGGAAATTTTCAGCCGTGTTTTGGATGAATATCAGGTGCCCCATGATGAAATTAATCAATTTATAACCCGGCTGCGGGAAGAAAACTACGGCCTATTTCAAAGGGTTATCCCGGATAAGAAAGTTGATTGCGATATACAGGATTTTGTTCCCACCGAAGTGATTATGATAAAAATCAGTACACAATCATCATTACCAGAAAAAACCTTGAAATCAGAAATAGAGAAAAAATTTGGGGTTAAAATTCTAAGCATTATCAGAAACCAGGAAATAATCAATTATCCTACTGAAAATCAAGTTTTGAAAAAAGGAGATATATTAACCGTTTCTGGTTTACCTGAAAAATTATCTAAGCTTGAGAATCATCTGGAAAATCTATAA
- a CDS encoding NAD(+) diphosphatase: protein MLRESIYKQYHPENRPNHKNNSKAYWFVFNSDKILINIKNKTIPFSKDLAEFNFTTIRKIYLGTLQDHPCYAAEVEEANYIQDWAFNDLKSVYSILEEDIYLLAGRAIQIINWDKNHQFCGKCGTPTETMDNEMAKFCPECGFTSFTRLSPAVITAIVKEGKLLMAKHTYTRSNMYGLIAGFVEAGETLEEAVQRETMEEVGLKVKNIKYFSSQPWPFPHSLMIGFTAEYESGDIEVDGAEIAHAKWFEVNDLPEMPSRISIAGELIDWYIKNYSENI from the coding sequence ATGCTGAGGGAAAGTATTTACAAACAATACCATCCAGAAAATAGGCCTAATCACAAAAACAACTCAAAGGCATATTGGTTTGTTTTTAATTCTGATAAAATATTAATAAATATTAAAAATAAAACTATCCCTTTCTCTAAGGACTTAGCAGAATTTAATTTCACCACTATAAGAAAAATATATCTGGGTACTCTTCAAGATCACCCCTGCTATGCTGCCGAAGTTGAAGAAGCAAATTATATTCAAGACTGGGCTTTTAATGATCTAAAATCTGTTTACTCTATTTTAGAAGAAGATATTTACCTTTTAGCAGGTAGAGCAATTCAAATAATTAACTGGGATAAAAATCACCAGTTTTGTGGTAAATGTGGCACTCCCACAGAAACTATGGATAATGAAATGGCCAAATTTTGCCCAGAATGTGGATTTACCAGTTTTACACGTCTCTCACCAGCAGTCATAACTGCTATTGTTAAGGAAGGCAAACTACTTATGGCCAAGCATACTTACACTCGCTCCAACATGTATGGTCTTATTGCCGGGTTTGTTGAAGCTGGAGAAACCTTAGAAGAAGCCGTGCAAAGAGAAACTATGGAAGAAGTGGGTTTGAAAGTTAAAAATATTAAATATTTTAGTAGTCAACCCTGGCCTTTCCCCCATTCTTTGATGATTGGTTTTACTGCGGAGTATGAAAGTGGAGACATAGAAGTGGATGGTGCGGAAATTGCTCATGCTAAATGGTTTGAAGTAAATGATCTTCCAGAAATGCCATCTCGAATAAGTATTGCGGGGGAACTGATTGATTGGTATATAAAGAATTATTCTGAAAATATATAG